The Oscillatoria salina IIICB1 genome window below encodes:
- the rpmB gene encoding 50S ribosomal protein L28, giving the protein MSRKCMLTGKKANNAFSISHSHRRTKRLQHANLQEKRIWWPEGNRFVKLKISTKALKTLQKKGLQKMADEAGINLNKY; this is encoded by the coding sequence ATGTCTCGTAAATGTATGCTCACCGGGAAAAAAGCCAACAACGCCTTTTCCATCTCTCACTCCCACCGTCGCACCAAAAGATTACAACACGCTAATCTTCAAGAAAAGCGCATCTGGTGGCCCGAAGGCAACCGTTTTGTCAAACTGAAAATTTCCACCAAAGCCCTGAAAACCTTGCAAAAGAAAGGTTTACAAAAAATGGCAGACGAAGCCGGAATCAACCTCAACAAATACTAA